The Tolypothrix sp. PCC 7712 region ATATTAGTTAGGATTAATTATATGTTTAGCCTCCAAAAATATTGATATTTTGAATTACTGACTAACTGCTAATTCAGGGTTCAATATCCTAATTTATTAGTGGCATCAATGCAACATCCTCATTTCTAAATTGCTAAACAAGCGGATTGATCCTTAGGGTCAATCCAAAATTTCAACTTTTATAACTAATGTTGCATTTCCAAAAATGCCTGTCTTTTAGCATGGATATTCTTCATGTGCTTCTTGACAGTATTCACAGTGATATACAACTTCGTAGCAATATCTTTATAGCTATATTTTCCTCGATAAAGAGACCAAATTTCTGCTTCTCTCGGTGTCAAATCATATTTTTTCACTTCTGCGATCGCAATATTTTTAAGAGATTGATATTGATTCTCAATCGTAACTAAGAAATAAGGCATCTGCATACTATTTAAATTTAACCATCTCACCCGAATCCGAAAAACTGTAGTTTGATTAAATACAATTTCATCTGACAGTATCAGCCCTTGATTATCTGTAAAACTGCGACTGTCAATTAAAGATTGGCACAAATGCTGGATGACTGGATGAATAAATTTTTCGTGGCAATTTTCTAGATTCAACTGCAAACAAATTTGGTCGGCAGATGCGTTGGCGTGTAATAGTTCACCCGTCTCATTTAAAATTAAAATTCCATCTTCTAAGTTCTCAATTACTGCTTGAAAAAAATAAACTTGCATTAAGTCAGGATAATTCAGAATCTCTGAATTTTGTACTTTAATGTTTGGTGTAGTAGCAGTTTGAGTGAGAGTAGTCATATAGTAATGAATCTTAAAAGGATATTTTCTGTAATAAATTCCATGACATAGATGCATATTGCTAAAAGCCCTATGCATCTATAGCCAAATATGGAGTTTTATTGATAGCAGCAAAAGTAATAGTGCTACTGGCTAAAAAATGCTAATTGCTGAGTTTAGATTAAAAATACTATTTTCAGTAATTAGTTAGCAATACACTTATCTGCAATATAATTTACATACAACACTTTAATTATGTATTTCGGATGAAGTTGATATTGCGTCGAGTGTTGGGTGTTTGGTACTTGTGATTTCTCGGCTGACTCATCTATGTTTGTAGGATGCGTTAGCAGTGAGAGTACGGCATCCGCCAACGCTGCTGATCTACCATTGAACGTAAAATCATACCCATAGAATCACCCTAGGGATGATTAATAGCGATAGATAATACTACTAGACTGGCAAGGAAAAACTCATTTTTGATACATATTATCTATGGTAGACACTTATATTCTTGACCTATTGGTCATTGGTCTACTTTTGCTCATAGTTACATTAGGTTCTGGCTGGATTTCGCGTCTACCTCTTTCCTTTGCTCTCATCTATCTAGTGGTTGGTATTTTCTTAGGGCCTTATGGCTTTGGACTGATTCAATTGCGGCGAGATGATGTATTTAATGCGGAATTTCTAGAACGCATCACAGAACTTGTAGTGATTATTTCTGTATTTAGTTGCGGATTAAAAATAATCCGACCACTAAAATTAGGAATTTGGGATATTACAGCCCGCCTAATTGGATTTTTGATGCCAATTTCTATTTTTGCTTTGGCTGCTGTGAGCAAATTTTTTTTGGGGATGAATTGGGGAGAAGCGATTTTATTAGCAGCAATTCTCGCACCAACTGACCCAGTATTAGCCTCAGAAGTTCAGCTAACAGATGTCAATGACCAAGATGAGTTACGCTTTGGTTTAACTTCCGAAGGTGGGTTAAATGATGCTTTAGCCTTTCCCT contains the following coding sequences:
- a CDS encoding helix-turn-helix transcriptional regulator, coding for MTTLTQTATTPNIKVQNSEILNYPDLMQVYFFQAVIENLEDGILILNETGELLHANASADQICLQLNLENCHEKFIHPVIQHLCQSLIDSRSFTDNQGLILSDEIVFNQTTVFRIRVRWLNLNSMQMPYFLVTIENQYQSLKNIAIAEVKKYDLTPREAEIWSLYRGKYSYKDIATKLYITVNTVKKHMKNIHAKRQAFLEMQH